Proteins from a single region of Dehalococcoidia bacterium:
- a CDS encoding MFS transporter: VVLGGSQALARACFSMMTPIKKSAEFFGFYAFTMKAASVIGPLIYVAAVNSSDEKVGVLIIWILIIAGTLLLSTVNVREGMKVAELENSASKK, translated from the coding sequence GTAGTTCTTGGTGGGAGTCAAGCTTTAGCAAGAGCATGCTTTTCTATGATGACTCCAATTAAGAAATCGGCTGAATTTTTTGGATTTTATGCATTTACTATGAAAGCAGCTTCAGTAATTGGGCCCTTAATATATGTAGCTGCTGTAAACTCGAGTGACGAAAAGGTTGGAGTATTAATTATTTGGATATTAATAATTGCAGGAACATTATTATTATCTACAGTTAATGTTAGAGAAGGAATGAAGGTCGCCGAGTTAGAAAACTCAGCCTCTAAAAAATAA
- a CDS encoding MFS transporter encodes MNSKSSNEKANVDQLRIWSAFLYFDYRVLWFSTVTATATMNLRMIITAIWLYERTGQGSTLAWLGLIELAVRLPANLYGGVFADRVDRKKLIAFTQLFSLVLIGSMAILESTSSLEIWHVYLVSGILAASSVFGGPARSAFTARVVPRNVLGHAVAMNTITWQIGTIVTPLIILLNTGDSGSESLILSFWINTFLAFISVISPLFIKESGRALDITKSESVNKNIVEGFKYIKSHPILPGLYILDIGVTVVSYYRELFPLFASKLYQGGRGAVVTLSIFNSVGAILGSLLVVYTHKLKRKGVIVLYATLVYGFLLIIFGWSTSIYIGIFALVALGAADAVGMTMRQTVVQLTTPDNMRGRATAAHSLAAMTANGIGKWEVGIMSDFIGAGNTMVLGGVVSILVVLIIWYGLSGVRKYSYEEIGEVRIKT; translated from the coding sequence ATGAATAGTAAAAGTAGTAATGAAAAGGCAAATGTAGATCAATTAAGAATATGGTCTGCTTTCCTTTATTTTGATTATAGAGTTTTATGGTTCTCAACTGTCACAGCAACTGCAACTATGAATCTAAGGATGATTATTACTGCAATTTGGCTTTATGAACGAACTGGTCAAGGATCTACATTGGCTTGGCTAGGATTAATTGAACTAGCAGTAAGATTGCCAGCTAATTTATATGGAGGAGTTTTTGCTGATAGAGTAGATAGAAAAAAACTTATAGCATTCACTCAATTATTTAGTTTAGTTCTTATTGGTTCTATGGCAATACTTGAGTCAACTTCAAGCTTGGAAATATGGCATGTTTATCTAGTTTCTGGAATACTTGCTGCAAGTAGTGTTTTTGGAGGACCTGCAAGATCTGCATTTACAGCTAGAGTTGTCCCAAGAAATGTCTTAGGGCATGCTGTAGCTATGAATACTATAACTTGGCAGATTGGTACAATAGTAACTCCTTTAATAATATTGTTAAATACGGGTGATAGTGGGAGTGAATCTCTTATTTTATCTTTCTGGATAAATACTTTTTTGGCTTTTATAAGTGTAATTTCACCATTATTCATAAAAGAAAGTGGAAGAGCTTTAGATATTACTAAATCAGAGTCAGTGAATAAAAATATAGTTGAAGGATTCAAATATATAAAATCTCATCCAATACTTCCTGGATTATACATTCTTGATATCGGAGTGACTGTAGTTTCTTACTATAGAGAACTCTTTCCATTATTCGCGAGCAAATTATATCAAGGTGGAAGAGGTGCTGTTGTTACTTTAAGTATTTTTAATTCAGTTGGTGCAATTTTAGGAAGCTTACTAGTTGTTTATACTCATAAATTAAAAAGAAAGGGAGTGATTGTACTTTACGCAACATTAGTTTATGGTTTTCTATTGATAATATTTGGATGGTCAACATCGATTTATATAGGTATATTTGCTCTTGTTGCATTAGGCGCAGCAGATGCCGTAGGTATGACAATGAGGCAAACAGTCGTTCAGCTAACAACACCTGATAATATGAGAGGAAGAGCTACAGCTGCACATTCTTTAGCGGCAATGACTGCCAATGGAATTGGTAAATGGGAAGTTGGAATAATGTCTGATTTTATTGGTGCGGGAAATACAATGGTTCTTGGAGGCGTCGTGTCTATCCTTGTAGTGTTAATAATTTGGTACGGTCTTTCGGGAGTGAGAAAATATTCATATGAAGAAATTGGAGAAGTAAGAATTAAGACTTAA